A portion of the Bacteroidota bacterium genome contains these proteins:
- a CDS encoding DUF47 family protein, whose amino-acid sequence MGFSLNDIFQFLVPKDKKFFPLFEQATTKLVKLTSNLNDAANATVEEREMHYQQIVELDAEIEKITHKTLIELSKNFLTPFDREDIHAMITSIDGVTDFMHDSASRMRMYQVEKITKPIKKLTELNLEATKLIAECVIDLRDHRFDRVAVNCKKINKLETKADEIFDKAIEKLFENETDAKKIIQYKEVLSALESATDKCKSVSHVLEAISVKYS is encoded by the coding sequence ATGGGATTTTCTCTCAATGATATCTTTCAGTTTTTAGTTCCCAAAGACAAAAAGTTTTTTCCTTTATTTGAACAAGCAACCACCAAGCTTGTAAAACTAACATCCAATCTCAATGATGCAGCAAATGCAACGGTAGAAGAAAGAGAAATGCACTATCAACAGATAGTAGAGTTGGATGCAGAAATCGAAAAAATAACACACAAAACACTCATTGAACTGAGCAAAAACTTTCTCACACCCTTTGATCGAGAAGACATCCATGCCATGATAACATCCATTGACGGTGTTACTGATTTTATGCACGACTCTGCCAGCAGAATGAGAATGTATCAAGTAGAGAAAATCACCAAACCGATAAAGAAGCTCACCGAATTAAATTTAGAAGCCACAAAACTTATTGCAGAATGTGTCATTGACCTTAGAGACCATAGGTTTGACAGGGTAGCCGTTAATTGTAAAAAAATAAACAAACTTGAAACAAAAGCGGATGAGATATTTGATAAAGCGATAGAGAAACTATTTGAGAATGAAACAGATGCAAAAAAGATTATTCAATACAAAGAAGTTCTTTCCGCTTTAGAATCTGCAACAGACAAATGCAAAAGTGTCTCCCATGTTTTGGAAGCTATTTCGGTTAAATATTCATAA
- a CDS encoding YggS family pyridoxal phosphate-dependent enzyme, with translation MDDIVHNLKVVHQRIENACKKFGRNPADVRLLLATKTVDPERIKIAVDAGEKLIGENKVQELKDKDEVLSKLNIERHFIGNLQTNKIKEVIKYADCIQSLDRIDVAEQLDRRLQNLAKSIDIFVQINTSNEESKFGIPPERAISFIKELKPFETLKVRGLMTIGLLDSDFEVMRPCLKLLKKTRDNVLNQGIEGIDSLMLSMGMSHDIEIAIEEGTNMVRVGSAIFGNRIPGNQVWH, from the coding sequence ATGGATGATATTGTTCACAACCTTAAAGTGGTTCATCAACGTATTGAAAACGCTTGTAAAAAATTCGGAAGAAATCCTGCTGATGTCAGATTGTTGCTGGCAACAAAGACTGTTGATCCTGAAAGAATTAAAATTGCTGTTGATGCCGGTGAGAAACTCATTGGCGAAAATAAAGTGCAGGAACTGAAAGATAAAGATGAGGTATTATCAAAACTCAATATTGAAAGACATTTTATAGGTAATCTGCAAACCAATAAAATCAAAGAAGTAATTAAATATGCAGATTGTATTCAATCTTTGGATAGGATAGATGTTGCTGAACAACTTGACAGACGCTTACAGAATTTGGCTAAGAGCATAGATATATTTGTTCAGATAAATACCTCGAATGAAGAAAGTAAATTTGGCATCCCGCCTGAAAGGGCAATTTCATTTATTAAGGAATTAAAGCCTTTTGAAACGCTCAAAGTAAGGGGGTTGATGACAATAGGTCTTTTGGATTCTGATTTTGAAGTTATGCGTCCTTGCTTGAAACTACTCAAAAAAACGCGAGATAATGTTCTGAATCAAGGGATTGAGGGGATTGACTCTCTTATGCTTTCGATGGGAATGTCTCACGATATTGAAATAGCGATTGAAGAGGGTACAAATATGGTGCGTGTCGGCTCCGCCATCTTTGGCAATAGAATTCCCGGAAACCAAGTTTGGCATTAA
- the pheS gene encoding phenylalanine--tRNA ligase subunit alpha, with protein MIEKIKEVLQQVDEFVIDSAKSNEDFRIKFLVKKGLVNELVEDFRNIDNNQKKEVGKTLNQLKEKARIKWEEAKEKYEGAAVKQDKKIDLSLPVNSMNFGGKHPISVVMQEISEIFKRIGFSTEEGPDIEDDYHNFSALNFAENHPARDMQDTFFVDDNFAIRTHTSSVQIRVMEKQKPPIRVICPGRVYRNEDVSARSNCFFHQIEGLYVDKNVSFADLKQTLYFFVREFFGKDLPVRFRASYFPFTEPSAEMDVFLGTETEEDYRLTKGTGWLEILGCGMVDVSVLKNVNIDTEQYSGFAFGLGVDRIAMLKYGIKDIRTMFYNDIRFLSQFSHF; from the coding sequence ATGATTGAGAAAATTAAAGAGGTTTTACAACAGGTTGATGAGTTTGTTATTGACTCTGCTAAATCAAACGAAGATTTCAGAATAAAATTTTTAGTAAAAAAAGGTTTGGTAAACGAGTTGGTTGAAGACTTCCGAAATATTGACAACAATCAAAAAAAAGAAGTTGGAAAAACGCTTAATCAATTAAAAGAAAAAGCGAGAATAAAGTGGGAAGAAGCAAAAGAAAAATATGAAGGAGCTGCGGTTAAACAAGATAAAAAAATAGATTTATCGTTACCTGTAAACAGTATGAATTTTGGTGGAAAACACCCAATTTCAGTAGTGATGCAGGAAATAAGCGAAATTTTTAAAAGAATAGGTTTTTCAACAGAAGAAGGTCCAGATATTGAAGACGATTATCACAATTTCTCAGCCTTGAATTTTGCAGAAAACCATCCGGCAAGAGATATGCAAGACACATTTTTTGTGGATGATAATTTTGCTATCAGAACACATACATCCTCTGTTCAAATCAGGGTAATGGAAAAACAAAAACCTCCCATAAGGGTAATTTGTCCCGGAAGAGTTTACAGAAATGAAGATGTATCAGCACGTTCCAACTGTTTTTTTCATCAGATTGAAGGTTTGTATGTGGACAAGAATGTAAGTTTTGCTGACCTTAAACAAACTTTATACTTTTTTGTAAGAGAATTTTTTGGAAAAGACCTTCCCGTAAGGTTTAGAGCATCCTATTTTCCATTCACAGAACCAAGCGCAGAAATGGATGTTTTTTTAGGAACTGAAACCGAAGAAGATTACCGTTTGACAAAAGGAACCGGTTGGCTTGAAATACTTGGTTGTGGAATGGTAGATGTAAGTGTTTTGAAGAATGTAAATATAGACACAGAACAATATTCAGGTTTTGCATTTGGATTAGGTGTTGATAGAATAGCGATGCTCAAATATGGTATTAAAGATATCCGAACTATGTTTTATAATGATATCCGATTCTTGTCACAATTCTCTCACTTTTAA
- a CDS encoding 5-(carboxyamino)imidazole ribonucleotide synthase, producing the protein MLPSEKRIGIIGGGQLGKMLAEAGSPWLVKYNFLDAANSPCSLMGGNFIEGKITSEEDIRRLSEASDILTFEIEHINTEAIAGLEKEGKQIIPKPSVLQIINDKGIQNEYLEKKGIAIPKFYNLTEEKDWVEKLEIFSGEKIVVKSRKGGYDGKGVSIMTKEKIRKGARPFATTQNTLFEQFIENVIEISVIVAIDQKGNSCTFPLVAMEFDPISNLVMFLHTEVDLPAAVQAECKDISQKAALSFHSPGLFAVELFVKGSQVLVNEIAPRPHNSGHHTIEACYTSQFEQLNRILLGLPLGNTEKICAAAMLNLVGPEDFSGKYTLSQTDEALAEPGIYVHLYGKTESRPHRKLGHITVLAKDKQALFEKVKLAQKIKAIAK; encoded by the coding sequence ATGTTGCCATCGGAAAAAAGAATAGGGATAATAGGAGGAGGACAATTGGGAAAAATGTTGGCAGAAGCCGGTTCTCCGTGGTTAGTTAAGTACAATTTTTTAGATGCTGCAAATTCACCATGCTCGTTAATGGGAGGAAACTTTATTGAAGGAAAAATTACATCCGAAGAAGATATAAGAAGACTGTCAGAAGCCTCAGATATTTTGACATTTGAAATCGAACATATCAATACAGAAGCCATTGCCGGTTTGGAAAAAGAAGGAAAACAAATTATTCCAAAACCATCTGTGCTTCAAATCATTAATGATAAAGGGATTCAAAACGAATATTTGGAAAAGAAAGGAATTGCTATTCCTAAATTTTATAATCTCACAGAAGAAAAAGACTGGGTAGAAAAATTAGAAATATTTTCAGGAGAAAAGATAGTAGTAAAATCCCGCAAAGGAGGTTATGATGGCAAAGGAGTAAGCATCATGACAAAAGAAAAAATAAGAAAAGGAGCCAGACCCTTTGCCACCACCCAAAATACACTCTTTGAGCAATTCATAGAAAATGTTATAGAAATTTCGGTCATAGTTGCCATCGATCAAAAAGGGAATTCTTGCACATTTCCATTAGTGGCTATGGAGTTTGACCCGATAAGTAATCTGGTTATGTTTCTTCACACGGAAGTTGATTTGCCCGCAGCTGTTCAAGCAGAATGTAAAGATATTTCGCAAAAAGCTGCACTATCATTCCATTCGCCCGGATTGTTTGCTGTAGAATTATTTGTAAAAGGCAGTCAGGTTTTGGTAAACGAAATTGCTCCACGACCACATAACTCAGGTCATCACACCATTGAAGCTTGTTATACATCTCAGTTTGAACAATTGAACCGAATACTACTTGGTTTACCTCTTGGAAACACAGAAAAAATTTGTGCTGCAGCCATGTTAAATCTTGTGGGACCGGAAGATTTTTCGGGAAAATATACGCTTAGTCAAACTGATGAAGCACTCGCAGAACCAGGAATTTATGTGCACTTATATGGCAAAACCGAGAGCAGACCTCACCGAAAATTAGGACATATAACAGTGTTAGCAAAAGACAAACAAGCTCTTTTTGAGAAGGTAAAATTGGCACAAAAAATTAAAGCCATAGCCAAGTGA
- a CDS encoding RNA polymerase sigma factor RpoD/SigA, whose amino-acid sequence MRQLKISKQFTNRENKSLDKYLNEISKVPMIDAQEEVELARRIREGDQKALEKLVNANLRFVVSVSKQYQNQGLTLGDLINEGNFGLIKAARRFDETRGFKFISYAVWWIRQSILQALADQSRIVRLPLNKVSSIGKIAAAAAKLEQELERPPTSEEIAKELDISVVEVENAFKSSGRHLSIDAPLTEGEDNTLLGILDNNDEPDPDSPLLNESLQKEINRVISTLSDKERDVLRYYYGLDGGPVHTLEDISEKVGLTRERVRQIKEKALRRLRKSSKSKILKTYLG is encoded by the coding sequence ATGAGACAACTCAAAATAAGTAAACAGTTTACGAATAGGGAAAATAAATCCCTCGACAAATACCTCAACGAAATCAGTAAAGTTCCAATGATTGATGCGCAAGAAGAGGTGGAACTTGCAAGAAGAATTAGAGAAGGCGACCAAAAAGCATTAGAAAAATTGGTAAACGCTAACCTCAGATTCGTAGTTTCCGTTTCCAAACAATATCAAAACCAAGGATTAACATTGGGCGACCTTATCAACGAAGGAAACTTTGGATTGATAAAAGCAGCCAGAAGATTTGATGAAACCCGTGGTTTTAAATTCATTTCGTATGCAGTATGGTGGATTCGCCAATCCATTCTTCAGGCATTAGCAGACCAGTCAAGAATTGTTAGATTACCGCTAAATAAAGTTAGTTCAATAGGTAAAATTGCTGCAGCAGCAGCCAAATTAGAACAAGAACTAGAAAGACCGCCAACATCAGAAGAGATTGCAAAAGAATTGGATATTTCTGTTGTAGAAGTTGAAAATGCTTTCAAATCCTCAGGACGTCATTTATCCATTGATGCTCCTTTGACCGAAGGAGAAGATAATACCCTATTGGGAATATTGGACAACAATGACGAACCCGATCCCGATTCACCTTTGCTAAATGAATCTTTGCAAAAAGAAATTAACCGTGTTATTAGCACGCTTTCCGACAAAGAAAGAGATGTGTTGAGATATTATTACGGACTTGACGGAGGTCCTGTTCATACCTTAGAAGATATCAGCGAAAAGGTAGGACTTACCAGAGAGCGTGTAAGACAAATCAAAGAGAAAGCGCTCAGAAGGCTCCGAAAATCATCAAAAAGTAAAATACTTAAAACCTATTTGGGATAA
- a CDS encoding urea transporter, producing the protein MEISISKFIKSGFNSISQIMLQENIYTGMLFLLGIFFGSTYMGLGAILATSTATVTAHLFKYEKDNIEKGLYGFSPALVGVAVMLFFKPVLLSWIIIMLGSVMAVVIQHFFFKRKIPVFTLPFVLVTWFFIYLAIYVYPSILNDKTLFTSSQIDNYLFAVKGFGQVIFQVGIWSGGLFILGVFIHSPIAGIYGLTGALLAGILAYPFVPTETIANGLISYNAVLCAIVFAGKDYKNFFSAMLSVVFSVIFTVLMMKFNIIALTFPFVLGACLTLLLKPLNPS; encoded by the coding sequence ATGGAAATTTCTATTTCAAAATTCATAAAAAGTGGTTTTAACAGCATCAGTCAGATTATGCTGCAAGAAAACATTTATACCGGTATGCTTTTTTTGCTTGGTATATTCTTTGGCTCTACATATATGGGATTAGGCGCAATTTTGGCAACATCAACTGCTACTGTTACCGCTCATCTATTCAAATACGAAAAAGATAATATAGAAAAAGGCTTATATGGATTCAGTCCTGCTTTGGTGGGTGTAGCTGTCATGCTGTTTTTTAAACCTGTTTTGCTTAGTTGGATTATTATTATGTTAGGTTCAGTAATGGCAGTTGTGATTCAGCACTTCTTTTTCAAACGCAAAATACCCGTGTTTACTTTACCCTTTGTATTGGTTACTTGGTTTTTTATCTATTTGGCAATCTATGTTTATCCAAGCATTTTAAATGATAAAACATTGTTCACCTCCTCTCAAATAGACAATTATTTATTTGCTGTTAAAGGATTTGGACAAGTCATTTTTCAAGTCGGTATTTGGTCCGGGGGCTTATTTATACTTGGGGTATTCATTCATTCTCCAATTGCCGGCATATATGGTTTGACGGGGGCGCTTTTAGCAGGAATTCTTGCTTATCCTTTTGTACCAACAGAAACAATAGCTAACGGATTGATAAGTTACAATGCTGTACTGTGCGCAATAGTTTTTGCCGGAAAGGATTATAAAAATTTTTTTAGCGCAATGCTATCCGTTGTGTTCTCCGTAATTTTTACGGTTCTTATGATGAAATTCAACATTATTGCTTTGACCTTCCCTTTTGTTTTGGGAGCTTGTTTGACATTATTATTAAAGCCACTTAACCCATCATAA
- a CDS encoding MvaI/BcnI family restriction endonuclease, whose translation MKNLVTLKKEFNRIKKLGFVECTRPNNTDGGIGNTFEDLLGVTENNKKEADFKGFEVKSKRLFNSSFVSLFTKSPDNPKQANSYLRENFAEIRDENHSNKKKLYASVFGHRASTIYSKYKMKLKVDRRNKKLDLVISDLKDRNLSTVSWDFETLKKASSKMKDLFLVFADTKTVKKKNQYHFTAGEIYKDFDFDKFLKEIEKGGIMFDIRIGVYNSGKNYGKTHDHGSGFRVKAANFKNLYDTYETI comes from the coding sequence ATGAAGAATTTAGTTACGTTGAAGAAAGAATTTAACCGAATTAAAAAATTGGGTTTTGTAGAATGTACAAGACCAAATAATACGGATGGTGGGATTGGAAATACGTTTGAAGATTTATTGGGCGTTACCGAAAATAATAAAAAAGAAGCTGATTTTAAAGGGTTTGAAGTAAAAAGCAAAAGACTTTTTAACAGTTCTTTCGTTTCATTATTTACCAAATCACCTGACAACCCTAAACAAGCTAATTCTTATCTACGTGAAAATTTTGCGGAAATTCGCGATGAAAACCATTCCAACAAGAAAAAATTGTATGCATCAGTTTTTGGACATCGTGCATCAACAATATATTCAAAGTACAAAATGAAACTAAAAGTTGATAGACGAAACAAAAAATTAGATCTTGTAATCAGCGACTTAAAAGACAGAAATCTTTCAACAGTTTCGTGGGATTTTGAAACTTTGAAAAAGGCATCTTCAAAAATGAAAGATTTATTTTTGGTTTTTGCAGATACAAAAACAGTAAAAAAGAAAAATCAATATCATTTTACCGCAGGCGAAATTTATAAGGATTTTGACTTTGACAAATTTTTGAAAGAAATTGAAAAGGGAGGAATAATGTTTGACATCAGAATTGGTGTGTACAATTCCGGCAAAAACTATGGCAAAACCCACGACCACGGAAGTGGTTTCAGAGTGAAGGCGGCAAACTTCAAGAATTTGTACGACACTTACGAAACAATATAA
- a CDS encoding helix-turn-helix domain-containing protein: MLTEIELFVINKVRESRTEKKVSQAELSDRIGVSFGFIGKIESLKYNSKYNLNHINKISKALGISPKDLLPKESL; encoded by the coding sequence ATGCTAACAGAAATAGAATTATTTGTCATCAACAAAGTAAGGGAATCTAGAACAGAAAAAAAAGTTTCACAAGCCGAATTATCTGACAGGATTGGTGTGTCGTTTGGTTTTATAGGTAAAATAGAGAGTTTAAAATACAATTCAAAATACAACCTTAACCACATTAACAAAATTTCAAAGGCATTAGGAATCAGCCCAAAAGATTTATTACCAAAAGAAAGTTTATGA